One Dioscorea cayenensis subsp. rotundata cultivar TDr96_F1 chromosome 17, TDr96_F1_v2_PseudoChromosome.rev07_lg8_w22 25.fasta, whole genome shotgun sequence DNA window includes the following coding sequences:
- the LOC120280061 gene encoding probable LRR receptor-like serine/threonine-protein kinase At3g47570 isoform X2, with protein MDLSNNSFSGSIPKEVVSLPYISQYIDLSNNLLEGSLPSEVGTMKNLRQLSISRNKLSGEIPVALGQCEIMEELALDNNLLEGAIPQTLSNMKGIQKLDLSHNNLSGVIPPSFSDLRVLQELDLSHNNLSGSIPESIQNLNSLFYLNLSYNQLQGKVPVKGVFANFTAISITGNEGLCGGISQIHLNACPLVTTKKRKGWPLWLKIIIPIAGALLLCVILLAIWAFVHRKQRERKKTPELSSLEEERYPRFTYAELAKATEGFASDNLIGSGRYGSVYKGSLDNGQTIVAVKVFKLQEIGASKSFLTECEAVRSIRHRNLVKIITSCSSVDHQGRDFKALVFEYMPNGNLETWLHPEDDGHQQLKQLSLIQRLNIAINIADALDYLHHSCQPPMVHCDLKPSNVLLDKDMNAHVGDFGLAKFLSETMSQSLHDSNSTIGIKGTVGYVAPEYGAGSQVSTSGDIYSYGIILLEMFTGKRPTNDMFKEGLSIREFAGKGSTSEHAMEILDEIMFLEGKDNANKNEIMWIKECLDSVLEVGLSCSNPSPRERMRINDAVTKLHVIRNEYIGAKRQSEIHDESKRKGER; from the exons ATGGATCTTTCCAACAATAGTTTCAGTGGAAGCATACCAAAAGAAGTTGTCAGTCTTCCCTACATTTCTCAATATATTGATCTGTCTAATAACCTATTGGAAGGATCTCTTCCTTCTGAGGTTGGTACGATGAAGAACCTTAGGCAGCTCTCCATCTCCAGAAACAAGCTGTCTGGGGAAATCCCTGTTGCACTTGGTCAATGTGAGATCATGGAAGAGCTAGCATTGGACAACAACTTACTCGAAGGAGCCATTCCTCAAACTCTAAGCAACATGAAAGGCATTCAAAAACTAGATCTCTCACACAATAATTTGTCAGGTGTCATTCCCCCATCCTTCAGTGACCTGAGAGTCCTCCAGGAGTTGGATCTTTCTCACAATAATTTATCAGGGTCCATCCCAGAGTCAATACAAAACCTGAATTCTCTGTTCTACTTGAACCTATCCTATAACCAACTGCAAGGAAAGGTACCTGTAAAAGGAGTATTTGCAAATTTCACTGCTATTTCAATAACTGGAAATGAAGGACTCTGTGGAGGCATTTCGCAAATTCACTTGAATGCTTGCCCATTGGTGACAACTAAGAAGAGAAAAGGTTGGCCTCTTTGGCTAAAGATCATCATCCCAATTGCTGGTGCTCTACTGTTGTGTGTTATCTTGCTAGCCATATGGGCTTTTGTTCATCGGAAACaaagggaaagaaagaaaacaccAGAGCTGTCTTCATTAGAAGAGGAACGATATCCTAGATTTACATATGCAGAACTGGCCAAAGCAACAGAAGGCTTCGCTTCAGACAATCTAATTGGTAGTGGAAGATATGGTTCTGTGTACAAAGGGAGTCTTGATAATGGCCAAACAATTGTGGCGGTGAAAGTTTTCAAACTTCAAGAAATAGGGGCTTCAAAGAGTTTCTTAACTGAATGTGAAGCAGTGAGGAGCATCCGGCATCGCAACCTTGTCAAGATCATTACTTCATGCTCAAGTGTTGATCACCAAGGCAGAGATTTCAAAGCTCTAGTCTTTGAATACATGCCTAATGGGAATTTAGAGACATGGCTACACCCTGAAGATGATGGGCATCAACAACTGAAACAACTGAGCCTTATTCAGAGATTAAATATAGCTATCAATATTGCTGATGCATTGGATTATCTTCACCACAGCTGCCAGCCACCAATGGTTCATTGTGATCTGAAGCCTAGCAATGTCCTCCTTGACAAAGACATGAATGCTCATGTTGGTGACTTTGGGCTGGCGAAGTTCCTATCTGAAACAATGAGCCAATCTTTGCATGATTCAAATAGCACCATTGGCATTAAAGGAACTGTTGGATATGTGGCTCCAG AATATGGTGCAGGAAGTCAGGTGTCCACTTCTGGGGATATTTATAGCTATGGTATCATTCTTCTGGAAATGTTCACAGGAAAAAGACCAACTAATGACATGTTCAAGGAGGGTCTGAGCATTCGTGAGTTTGCTGGCAAAGGATCAACTTCAGAGCATGCCATGGAAATCTTAGATGAAATAATGTTCTTAGAAGGGAAGGACAATGCAAACAAGAATGAGATAATGTGGATCAAAGAGTGCTTGGATTCAGTATTAGAGGTTGGGCTTTCATGCTCCAATCCATCACcaagagagagaatgagaatcAATGATGCTGTGACCAAGTTGCATGTAATCCGGAATGAATACATTGGTGCTAAGAGGCAAAGCGAAATACATGATGAATCTAAACGAAAGGGTGAACGCTAG
- the LOC120281284 gene encoding putative receptor-like protein kinase At3g47110 yields the protein MEMRVVILFLFFCSSIVVLLLVPTTEAISLGNETDKLALLAFKKGIIKDPSGALNSWNDTIHFCGWEGVSCSSQQPQRVITLNLSNRGLEGSISPSIGNLSFLRHMLLMDNGLYGEIPGDFGRLHSLRVLNLSFNSIHGEIPANLSHCSELITIQLENNNLTGVIPAELGSTPKLKSLALDNNYLNGVIPPSLGNLSSLMEISLLYNSLQGDIPTELGNLANLTFFQVSGNMLSGTIPSKLFNLSSLYFFSAAGNHLHGTLPPSIGTCLPNLQVLFLGINQFSGPIPMSLTNISSLEALDLSQKQFLVGKFLLSGAGCKIWLSSMSSQINLKQAMQMAGNFLTL from the coding sequence ATGGAAATGAGAGTGGTCATCTTGTTCCTGTTCTTCTGTTCAAGCATAGTGGTTTTGCTCCTAGTACCCACAACTGAAGCCATCTCACTTGGAAATGAAACTGATAAATTAGCACTCCTAGCTTTCAAGAAGGGAATAATCAAAGACCCCTCAGGAGCTCTGAACTCATGGAATGACACTATCCACTTCTGTGGCTGGGAAGGAGTGTCATGCAGCAGCCAGCAACCCCAGAGGGTTATCACCCTCAACCTCAGCAACCGTGGTTTAGAAGGCTCTATATCTCCATCTATAGGTAACCTTTCCTTTCTCAGGCACATGCTACTCATGGACAATGGTCTTTATGGTGAAATCCCTGGTGACTTTGGTCGTTTGCACTCTCTTAGAGTACTTAACCTTAGTTTTAATTCAATCCATGGTGAAATTCCTGCCAATCTGAGTCACTGCTCAGAACTCATAACCATCCAGTTAGAGAATAACAATCTCACTGGTGTCATTCCTGCTGAGCTTGGATCCACTCCCAAACTTAAATCACTAGCTCTGGACAACAACTATCTCAATGGAGTCATTCCACCTTCACTAGGGAATCTCTCTTctctaatggagatctcttTATTGTATAATAGTCTCCAAGGTGATATCCCAACAGAGCTTGGCAATCTTGCAAACCTGACCTTCTTCCAAGTATCAGGAAACATGCTCTCAGGTACAATTCCATCCAAACTTTTCAATCTCTCTTCCTTATATTTCTTCAGTGCAGCTGGCAATCATCTGCATGGGACCCTCCCACCAAGCATAGGTACGTGCCTTCCAAATCTCCAAGTTCTTTTCCTAGGCATCAACCAGTTTAGTGGACCAATTCCCATGTCATTGACCAATATTTCCAGTCTTGAGGCACTTGATCTTTCACAAAAACAATTTTTAGTGGGAAAATTCCTTCTGAGTGGGGCAGGTTGCAAAATCTGGTTATCCTCAATGTCATCTCAAATCAACTTGAAGCAAGCAATGCAGATGGCTGGCAATTTCTTGACTCTTTGA
- the LOC120280061 gene encoding receptor kinase-like protein Xa21 isoform X1, whose amino-acid sequence MLFIGVNQLGGTLPTSITNLSITIQRIRIGFNPITGTIPSGIQNLINLNIMDTASCNLGGSIPEGIGKLANLQLFDLSSNHFTGKIPSSIGNLTQLNTLYLFDNEFLGQLPASLGNLRQLAIMDLSNNSFSGSIPKEVVSLPYISQYIDLSNNLLEGSLPSEVGTMKNLRQLSISRNKLSGEIPVALGQCEIMEELALDNNLLEGAIPQTLSNMKGIQKLDLSHNNLSGVIPPSFSDLRVLQELDLSHNNLSGSIPESIQNLNSLFYLNLSYNQLQGKVPVKGVFANFTAISITGNEGLCGGISQIHLNACPLVTTKKRKGWPLWLKIIIPIAGALLLCVILLAIWAFVHRKQRERKKTPELSSLEEERYPRFTYAELAKATEGFASDNLIGSGRYGSVYKGSLDNGQTIVAVKVFKLQEIGASKSFLTECEAVRSIRHRNLVKIITSCSSVDHQGRDFKALVFEYMPNGNLETWLHPEDDGHQQLKQLSLIQRLNIAINIADALDYLHHSCQPPMVHCDLKPSNVLLDKDMNAHVGDFGLAKFLSETMSQSLHDSNSTIGIKGTVGYVAPEYGAGSQVSTSGDIYSYGIILLEMFTGKRPTNDMFKEGLSIREFAGKGSTSEHAMEILDEIMFLEGKDNANKNEIMWIKECLDSVLEVGLSCSNPSPRERMRINDAVTKLHVIRNEYIGAKRQSEIHDESKRKGER is encoded by the exons ATGCTTTTCATAGGTGTGAATCAGCTAGGAGGCACTCTTCCTACCTCCATAACCAACCTTTCTATCACAATTCAAAGGATCCGGATCGGATTCAACCCAATAACAGGCACTATACCTTCTGGAATACAGAACCTAATCAATCTGAACATTATGGATACAGCATCCTGCAATCTTGGAGGTTCCATTCCAGAGGGAATTGGCAAACTTGCAAATTTGCAGTTGTTTGACTTGTCTAGCAATCATTTTACAGGAAAAATCCCATCATCCATTGGCAACCTGACCCAATTGAATACTTTGTATTTGTTTGATAATGAATTTCTAGGCCAGCTACCTGCAAGCCTTGGCAACCTCCGGCAGCTAGCAATCATGGATCTTTCCAACAATAGTTTCAGTGGAAGCATACCAAAAGAAGTTGTCAGTCTTCCCTACATTTCTCAATATATTGATCTGTCTAATAACCTATTGGAAGGATCTCTTCCTTCTGAGGTTGGTACGATGAAGAACCTTAGGCAGCTCTCCATCTCCAGAAACAAGCTGTCTGGGGAAATCCCTGTTGCACTTGGTCAATGTGAGATCATGGAAGAGCTAGCATTGGACAACAACTTACTCGAAGGAGCCATTCCTCAAACTCTAAGCAACATGAAAGGCATTCAAAAACTAGATCTCTCACACAATAATTTGTCAGGTGTCATTCCCCCATCCTTCAGTGACCTGAGAGTCCTCCAGGAGTTGGATCTTTCTCACAATAATTTATCAGGGTCCATCCCAGAGTCAATACAAAACCTGAATTCTCTGTTCTACTTGAACCTATCCTATAACCAACTGCAAGGAAAGGTACCTGTAAAAGGAGTATTTGCAAATTTCACTGCTATTTCAATAACTGGAAATGAAGGACTCTGTGGAGGCATTTCGCAAATTCACTTGAATGCTTGCCCATTGGTGACAACTAAGAAGAGAAAAGGTTGGCCTCTTTGGCTAAAGATCATCATCCCAATTGCTGGTGCTCTACTGTTGTGTGTTATCTTGCTAGCCATATGGGCTTTTGTTCATCGGAAACaaagggaaagaaagaaaacaccAGAGCTGTCTTCATTAGAAGAGGAACGATATCCTAGATTTACATATGCAGAACTGGCCAAAGCAACAGAAGGCTTCGCTTCAGACAATCTAATTGGTAGTGGAAGATATGGTTCTGTGTACAAAGGGAGTCTTGATAATGGCCAAACAATTGTGGCGGTGAAAGTTTTCAAACTTCAAGAAATAGGGGCTTCAAAGAGTTTCTTAACTGAATGTGAAGCAGTGAGGAGCATCCGGCATCGCAACCTTGTCAAGATCATTACTTCATGCTCAAGTGTTGATCACCAAGGCAGAGATTTCAAAGCTCTAGTCTTTGAATACATGCCTAATGGGAATTTAGAGACATGGCTACACCCTGAAGATGATGGGCATCAACAACTGAAACAACTGAGCCTTATTCAGAGATTAAATATAGCTATCAATATTGCTGATGCATTGGATTATCTTCACCACAGCTGCCAGCCACCAATGGTTCATTGTGATCTGAAGCCTAGCAATGTCCTCCTTGACAAAGACATGAATGCTCATGTTGGTGACTTTGGGCTGGCGAAGTTCCTATCTGAAACAATGAGCCAATCTTTGCATGATTCAAATAGCACCATTGGCATTAAAGGAACTGTTGGATATGTGGCTCCAG AATATGGTGCAGGAAGTCAGGTGTCCACTTCTGGGGATATTTATAGCTATGGTATCATTCTTCTGGAAATGTTCACAGGAAAAAGACCAACTAATGACATGTTCAAGGAGGGTCTGAGCATTCGTGAGTTTGCTGGCAAAGGATCAACTTCAGAGCATGCCATGGAAATCTTAGATGAAATAATGTTCTTAGAAGGGAAGGACAATGCAAACAAGAATGAGATAATGTGGATCAAAGAGTGCTTGGATTCAGTATTAGAGGTTGGGCTTTCATGCTCCAATCCATCACcaagagagagaatgagaatcAATGATGCTGTGACCAAGTTGCATGTAATCCGGAATGAATACATTGGTGCTAAGAGGCAAAGCGAAATACATGATGAATCTAAACGAAAGGGTGAACGCTAG